GCCTCCGGCTGATCTCGGCCCCCGAGGCGGTCTCCTTCCTCCTGCTGCTCGTGTGCTCCGTGCTGAAGCGGACCACGGACTTCGACGCGGTCCCGGTCATGGGCATGATCCACGGACTGCTCTTCATCGGGTACGTGCTCTTCCTCGCCGACGCCTGGAACCGCACCCGCTGGCCGCTCAAGCGCGCGGCGCTCTACTTC
The Streptomyces sp. CNQ-509 DNA segment above includes these coding regions:
- a CDS encoding DUF3817 domain-containing protein — its product is MDIDTASALRRLRLISAPEAVSFLLLLVCSVLKRTTDFDAVPVMGMIHGLLFIGYVLFLADAWNRTRWPLKRAALYFVLAVLPGGGFVAERMLRRELEAGIIADRARREAVVGT